Genomic segment of Corvus moneduloides isolate bCorMon1 chromosome 14, bCorMon1.pri, whole genome shotgun sequence:
TTCTGCCCGGGCACAGCCTTCCCCCCGGGCACAGCCTTCTGCCCGGGCACAGCCTTCCTCCTGGGCATGGCCTCTGCCCCGAGCCTGGCTCCGCTGCCGGGGGCCGTGTCAGGGACGTCCTCGGCCGAGATGGGCTGGATGATGTGGCCGGCGCGGGTGATGATGCGAGGGGCCGTCAGCTTCTGGAAGGCACGCTGAGTGTTCCACGTGGGGCCCACGGGCGTCCGCATGCTCTGCTCGAACTGCTGGGGCCGCTCGAAGGGGAAGGGCAGCTCGCTGACCTGTGGGGACACGCAGGGGTAACAGCCCCGAGCCACCCAGCCCCGCTCTTCCAGCCCATGCTGCCCCCAATGCCCACCCCTTCCCACTTGTCCAGGACCCACACACATGCTGCTTCCCTTTccgctgccagcagagcccagcagggctggaacaaccaccaccaccaaggGAGCAGCCCTGTACATCCCTCCTCCTTCATTTCCGAGCTGTTTAAGCTGGAAGCTAAGCATTGGGCAGGGATTACAGGCAGGGACTGTGAACATTTTGGGAAGGGATCACAGGAATGCCGCAGGCTCGCCCAGGTGCCGGAGCTCTCACGGAGACCGGGTGTCCCCACCTGGTGTGCTGCCGCGTGGATGTTGCGCTTCTCGCTCATGATGACGTGGGGCAGGTGCTTGTCCTTCCGCGGAGGCGCTGGCGGTGGCTTAATCAGGAACCTGTGGGCAAGTGAGGGGTCAGGGCTGGCAcggggctgggagcatccctgagCTCTCCCCCACTCACCTCTTGACCTTCCTGGCGCTGGGTTTCAGCCCCGTGCCGCCCCACTcgccccagcctggcagcaccagATTCACCGGCTGTGGCTTTGCCGCCTCCTCCGCCTTGCGCTTCTCCCGGCGGAAGTCGGCGACCACATCATCCCCAGCGAAGGCCTCCGTGATCATCCCGCGCTGCTCGATGCCCCCCTCCTGCAGAAGGACAAGGCAGAGTGGATTTAAGGGTTACTGGGGGAattgggaggcactgggagagggTTTGTGGGTACTGGGGAGAGTGGGAAGGGTGTTactggtggggtttggggttaCTGTAAGGGGGTTTAGGAGTACTGGGAGTTACTAGTTTCAGGCTTCTCGTTACTGGGAGGAGGTTTAGAGTTACTGGTTTGGGGTTACCAGAGTTACTGAAGGGAGGTTTGGGGTTACTGGGAGGGAGTCCAGGGTTACCAAGAGAGGGTTTGGGGTTACTGGGAGTTAATGGTTTGGGGTTACTGGGAGTTAATGGTTTGGGCATTACTGGTTGGATGTTCTGGGTACTGGGGAGCACGGGGGAGGCACGGCCtgctcacctcctcctccagaACCActggcaggctggagcagtcCATCTCCTGGGGCTTCCCATCCAGCACAGCCTCCAGGCTGATCATCTTCCTCTTGGCTGGTGTTTTCCTGCTAtgtctgtccccagccctgccttcctcctgccGCTGCGCTCGCTTCCCTGCTCTCGGGGCTActgccttctcctgctcttCTACAAGCTCCTCCTTGGCCAGACTCTCCACATCCTCCATGGTCTGCACGCGGCGCAGCTGCtctgagagcaggagctgctcctgggcctgagggggctgctccagccccacacccaccagctcctccacaCAGACTGGGGGGACTGGGCTGTCgcccagctcctcagcacagacTGGGGGGACTGGGCTGTTCCTGGGCCGCTCAGCACTGGCCTCAGTCTCATCAGCACCTACATGTTGAGGGCAGAGATGGTCACTCCACAGGGCAGCAGAGTAAGGACAGCTATGTGAAACCAGCCAGAAactgtccccaaatcccccttcctttgtccagccccacagcactcccagcccaccCAGCTCAGGGCCCTGAGCTCCTCACCATGCCCCTCACGGCTCCCTGTCCGCTCCCGTCGCTTCTGCTCAAAATCTTGCAGCAGAGCTTCTTCCTCTgacagctcctcctcctcctccatctcaTCCTTGCTCTCCACAGCACCAGGCACTGTGCCATCTCTGGGACCCTCTTGTGCCTCAGGCTCTGGGGCCGGGCCACTGGGCTTGCCCAGCATCCAGGGATTAGCTGTGCTGGCCCCGGTGGGCACCGGCAGGGCCGTGGTGTCCTCCTCGGGCACCTCACACAGCTCCTCCTCAGGTGGCTGCACCTGCACCTTCTGCATCAGCTCCTTGTTCCTggccagctgctcctgcatggCCTTGCGGGCCTGGGGGACACCGAGAGGTTCTAACCCAGGGCAGAGACAACATTCCCAACCTTCCCTGCCCACCTCAgcctcccccccttccccaagcAGTGCTGAGAACCTTGCCACGGCATTTCAATGCATAAATGGGCTTATAAGAGATAGAGAGACTTTATACCATGGTTTGGAGGCACAGGACAAG
This window contains:
- the UTP14A gene encoding U3 small nucleolar RNA-associated protein 14 homolog A; this translates as MATLTSRGRASRQSARARRDTRWRFAAVPACGAMAEEDPAAAAAGSGSESDEGEDGERRHRQLLEAISALSGRKRRKLAERSEASGQVSEFNVTCKGAGEKLVLSELLQPIHPKSTLGSVRKELARVKRKAAVELPLSKEEAKRVVREAAYVTTSKDVGKWQQVVVQNRRAEQLVFPLRQDIATVTPLERVTSAWKARTPLEQEILGLLHKTQQPITDPLLTQEEMASLQAMSLEEARRRRAELQKARAVQSYYEAKARRAKRIKSKKYHRVLKKSRRRQALKEFEQLHKSDPTAALARLEELEQLRMQERMSLKHQNKGKWARSRAIMAKYDLEARKAMQEQLARNKELMQKVQVQPPEEELCEVPEEDTTALPVPTGASTANPWMLGKPSGPAPEPEAQEGPRDGTVPGAVESKDEMEEEEELSEEEALLQDFEQKRRERTGSREGHGADETEASAERPRNSPVPPVCAEELGDSPVPPVCVEELVGVGLEQPPQAQEQLLLSEQLRRVQTMEDVESLAKEELVEEQEKAVAPRAGKRAQRQEEGRAGDRHSRKTPAKRKMISLEAVLDGKPQEMDCSSLPVVLEEEEGGIEQRGMITEAFAGDDVVADFRREKRKAEEAAKPQPVNLVLPGWGEWGGTGLKPSARKVKRFLIKPPPAPPRKDKHLPHVIMSEKRNIHAAAHQVSELPFPFERPQQFEQSMRTPVGPTWNTQRAFQKLTAPRIITRAGHIIQPISAEDVPDTAPGSGARLGAEAMPRRKAVPGQKAVPGGKAVPGQKAVSRGKAQPWRRRAQ